TCCTCAACCCCATCCTTTCCTCTTCTTCCGCCCCTTCCCAGCTCGGTTTCTTTCAACTCAGCAACCACAACATACCCTCAAAACTTGCTGTAGCTGCTGAGAAGGAAGCTCtgtctcttttgaaccttccATCCAGTGAAAAACGTCAACTTTTCTCTGATATATGGCCTCTAAGCTTCGACTACAATGATGATGGTGAGGAAGACGGTGAAGACGGAAATGGCGAGTCGTTCTGTTTCGACACGTCTTGCACtactgagtcaactcagtcatTATCATCCTTAAAAGAGTTCGCTAATTCTTTAGAGAAGGTTGGTTTGGAGACTATCAAAGCTCTATCGCATGCTGTCGGTTTTGAGAACCCATTGGGAGAAGAAGATAGTGCTGCAAGTAACAGGTTTAGTTCGTTAATGTGGATATCCGAGGGTGTGCCAGGTAATAATCCTGGTTTTTCCGGTCGATTTTATCCGTATATAATAGCTCTCCAGTACCAAATAAGGTGTCGCAAGTATTCATTGCTGGCTGACTCGGGTTGGGTTTCTGTATCACCTCAAGTTGATTCTGTCCTGGTCACTATTGGAGATGTTGCTCAGGTGAGTTCTAGTTTTCTTATTCAATGACTCAGTTTCGACCGGTTTTGACTCTGTTTGTAATAGTTGACCCGACCATACTACACATCAGATGCGACTGGGTTCGTAAAACCGTATCTTGACGACTTAATTGTACGTGCAATTTAGGTATGGAGCAATGGGAAGTTGAAGAAGGTGAGAGGAAGGCCGACGGCGTTTTCAGAGTCGACTCGTTGCATATCTATGTCTCTTCTGCTTACTCTTCCTACTGACAGTACCGCATCTGACAACTTCCTTCATCCTGCACCAGCATTGGTTCCCACTGCCGCCGCTGATACTAATGACAGCACGGGCGAGGAGCATAACATAACTGATTGTAAGACGAATCATGAGGATGATCAAGATATTATTAGCCGCAACAGTGAAATGGTCGGTATGGATAATAGCAGTACTAGTAGCAGCAAGAGGATTACTGAAGATAAAATACTATTTTGCTCGTTTAACTTCGAAGATTATGCTTGGAGAGTTTATCATGAGAGGCTTCCGTTCAAGGACCCGCTCGACAGATACCGTCTCTCTGATGATTGAGTTTAAAGTTTTCATGGTGTGGTGATGTAATGTAGAAGTGGGAGAAGTTACTAGAAGTACAGTTTCATTATGGCTATTTGTTTTGTGAAGGCTGTATGGCGAAAAAGCACAAGTCTGCCTATCAAAGTTATATGTCTAGTTATAATTGAAAGAGGTGTATTTTAGACATTTTACTTTCTTTTTTCATTGAATTTCATTATagaatcttcttttttcttccctCTTGATTTCTCATTCTTCCtacatcaaagaaaagaaattgtatcacaaaatctgaaaaattgcagcttgttttacatcatttgctcgTTTGGTTCGATTTGGTTGTTTTAGTTTATAGCTTGTTCCACAAAGGGTAGGGGGAAATTCTTCTTCagaattgtttttgttttgactTTCATGATTTTGTTTATCTAATTTCATGTTCAATGGAATTTGAAGCTTTTTTCATACTATTATGATACTCTATATGATGAATTTTGGATGCTTAAAATGAATTCATGATTGTTCTTCTTGATTTTGATTCTAGGGTTCATGAAATAAGTTAGAGATCTCTTATAATTTGATGGTTAactatatttcttataataaaattaTCCATGAATACTCTAATTTTATTGAAATTGATCTCTACTTCCTCTTGAAACTCAATTTAAAGTAATTCAGGGATTTCTGAAATAGTTTTATGTCATGTTTTCAGGTTAGCTTCTCACCTAGTTCATGTAGCCATTATTGTTGGTTATAATTTTTATGTAAAATAGGGACATAatatacactttcaaatgagCCAAGACTCAAGAATTTTGGAAAATTAATAAAGATTGTGTGGGTTTTTAAGTTTGAATTCTTAAAACTGtaggtttctgtaactgtttttcTATTTGACATTTCCAGAGAAATTTGACTTTGTTTCtgaatttattatttttgtttataattttAATACTTGTCGTCTCTTATTTTAAGTGATCTAAGAACCAATGCATTTCAATAAAAAATGAAGCATGTGTAATTTTTGAAGCGAAGATTGCTAAATCTGTAGTGTTTTACTGTCTGACTTGCCAGCGGGATTTCGACTTGGTTTATGAATCtattattttttcctataaattTTATGTGAAAGattattttctcttctttaaaATAATCCAAGAACTAAT
This portion of the Papaver somniferum cultivar HN1 chromosome 11, ASM357369v1, whole genome shotgun sequence genome encodes:
- the LOC113320522 gene encoding 1-aminocyclopropane-1-carboxylate oxidase 1 yields the protein MYTENTEHSSVMASSAENPQMAPAPTLCGVTAAPPPTPSAQPNRISTSDAEDALSRLLHRLPPTLSLPSRLAPRTTSPPSVAFSQDDPSFLNPILSSSSAPSQLGFFQLSNHNIPSKLAVAAEKEALSLLNLPSSEKRQLFSDIWPLSFDYNDDGEEDGEDGNGESFCFDTSCTTESTQSLSSLKEFANSLEKVGLETIKALSHAVGFENPLGEEDSAASNRFSSLMWISEGVPGNNPGFSGRFYPYIIALQYQIRCRKYSLLADSGWVSVSPQVDSVLVTIGDVAQVWSNGKLKKVRGRPTAFSESTRCISMSLLLTLPTDSTASDNFLHPAPALVPTAAADTNDSTGEEHNITDCKTNHEDDQDIISRNSEMVGMDNSSTSSSKRITEDKILFCSFNFEDYAWRVYHERLPFKDPLDRYRLSDD